The following are encoded together in the Juglans microcarpa x Juglans regia isolate MS1-56 chromosome 2D, Jm3101_v1.0, whole genome shotgun sequence genome:
- the LOC121251266 gene encoding probable carboxylesterase 11, with translation MTQWPTTSFAGNARSGDELKKSHVVDTLGALKVEPWLTAHADPSRWVLLAVSCGANIADYVAQKAVEAGRLLDPVEVVAQVLMTHSSLEVSPTHSEIKLANSYFYDKAMCTLAWKLFLPDEEFSLDHPAANPLIPGRGPPLKLMPPTLTVVA, from the exons ATGACTCAGTGGCCAACGACTTCTTTTGCTG GGAATGCGCGGAGCGGCGACGAGCTTAAGAAGTCTCACGTTGTGGACACGCTTGGGGCGTTGAAGGTTGAGCCATGGTTGACAGCGCACGCAGATCCATCAAG ATGGGTTCTCCTTGCTGTGAGTTGTGGTGCAAACATTGCAGATTATGTGGCTCAGAAAGCTGTAGAGGCGGGCAGGCTTCTGGATCCTGTCGAAGTGGTTGCTCAGGTCCTTATGACCCATTCTTCATTGGAAGTGTCCCCCACACATTCTGAGATAAAGTTAGCAAATTCCTACTTCTATGACAAGGCTATGTGCACACTTGCATGGAAATTATTCTTACCAGATGAAGAGTTTAGTCTGGACCACCCAGCTGCCAACCCTCTTATCCCAGGACGGGGGCCTCCTTTGAAGCTCATGCCTCCAACATTAACAGTAGTGGCATAA